A window of Ignavibacterium sp. contains these coding sequences:
- a CDS encoding extracellular solute-binding protein, which translates to MLSLEKVFYIIISTILVTVFILFTFVFSPNAVDNQKGKVKTIYFADNISRAHQKIIDKFNKKFEGQIKVETINLPFEKFSTNERKELLARYLRSKSNRIDVFSVDIIWVPRFAKWCLPLDSMIDSQKVNNLLPYALKSCLYDNKLYALPLYIDIALMFYRDDMLKQLPDYQEFSTELASSITWERFFELQKKLKTPNNNFYIFQADDYEGLLCSFTEIMSNLNSRIIEEKEQLKLDEQNTRKAIGFLHDLIYNKKSSPEAVTDLRENNSYQFFVNNNSFAVRGWPNFLSDDNNYLSENLKSNIKRAPLPHIAGSEPAAVFGGWNLMVSKYSERIPEVMKFLEFILSDEAQKILYEEENFLPVIKSLYQDLSFTKNHSELKYYDNLFRTGVYRPFLEEYTNVSDILSFYINKALKNEISIDDAVKLASEKISEKIVID; encoded by the coding sequence ATGTTAAGTCTGGAAAAAGTTTTTTATATAATCATAAGCACAATTCTGGTAACAGTCTTTATTCTGTTCACTTTTGTTTTTTCACCAAATGCAGTTGATAATCAAAAAGGCAAAGTAAAAACAATTTATTTTGCAGATAACATTTCCAGAGCACATCAGAAAATAATTGATAAGTTTAATAAGAAGTTTGAAGGTCAGATTAAGGTTGAAACTATTAATCTTCCATTTGAAAAATTCAGTACAAATGAGAGAAAAGAACTTTTAGCAAGGTATCTGAGAAGTAAAAGTAATCGCATAGATGTCTTCAGTGTGGATATTATATGGGTTCCGAGATTCGCAAAATGGTGTCTTCCACTCGATTCAATGATTGACTCACAAAAAGTTAATAACCTTCTGCCTTATGCTTTAAAATCCTGTTTATATGATAATAAACTTTATGCTTTACCTCTTTATATTGATATTGCCCTGATGTTTTATCGCGATGATATGCTGAAGCAACTTCCGGATTATCAGGAATTTTCAACTGAACTCGCATCATCAATTACCTGGGAAAGATTTTTCGAATTGCAGAAAAAATTAAAAACACCAAATAATAACTTTTATATTTTTCAGGCGGATGATTATGAAGGTTTATTGTGTTCTTTTACTGAAATAATGTCTAATCTGAATAGCAGAATAATAGAAGAGAAAGAACAATTGAAACTCGATGAACAAAACACAAGAAAGGCAATCGGGTTTCTTCACGATTTAATTTATAATAAAAAGTCATCACCAGAAGCCGTAACTGATTTAAGAGAAAACAATAGTTATCAGTTCTTTGTAAACAATAATTCTTTCGCTGTTCGTGGCTGGCCTAATTTCCTTAGCGATGATAATAATTATCTGAGTGAAAATCTTAAATCAAATATCAAAAGAGCTCCGCTGCCTCATATCGCAGGTTCAGAACCAGCTGCAGTTTTTGGTGGATGGAATCTTATGGTTTCAAAATATTCGGAAAGAATTCCGGAGGTTATGAAATTCCTCGAGTTTATTCTCAGCGACGAAGCACAGAAAATTCTTTATGAAGAAGAAAATTTTTTACCAGTGATTAAATCATTATATCAGGATTTATCATTTACTAAGAATCACTCTGAGTTAAAATATTATGATAATCTTTTCAGAACTGGTGTTTACAGACCATTTCTTGAAGAATACACAAATGTTTCTGATATACTTTCATTTTACATTAACAAAGCACTTAAGAATGAAATCAGCATTGACGATGCAGTTAAGCTGGCTTCTGAAAAAATATCAGAGAAAATCGTAATTGACTGA
- the fucP gene encoding L-fucose:H+ symporter permease — translation MASTPSSTVNSSAANTGNQRNYLPELTILTSLFFMWGFLTCLNDILIPHLQNVFELNYFQSMLVQFTFFLAYFLISLPSGKLVEKVGYKKGIVIGLVTAGIGTLIFYPAAGLRSYPVFLLAFFILASGITLLQVAANPYVTILGKPETASSRLNLTQAFNSLGTTVAPYFGSLLILSTAVKTAEELSKMSPAEVEAYKAAEAAAVQYPYLGLAAVLFIIAAIFAVIKLPQIEASTVQSGDGNGNYDEIHDSAWGYKHLLLGAIGIFVYVGAEVAIGSFLVKYFVSLDSSMLEMEAGKMVSFYWGGAMVGRFIGSAVQRKIKPGTVLGFNAIMASLLVIISMISDGKVAMWSILLVGLFNSIMFPTIFSLAIRGLGKHTGQASGILCMAIVGGAVIPVIQGLIADSIGIHHAFILPVLCYLFIAYYGFRGSVPSFEKAALAVEVD, via the coding sequence ATGGCATCAACACCTTCATCTACAGTTAACAGTTCAGCTGCTAATACTGGTAATCAGAGAAATTATTTACCGGAATTAACTATTCTCACTTCTCTGTTTTTTATGTGGGGATTTCTTACTTGTCTTAACGATATTCTGATTCCTCATTTACAAAATGTTTTTGAACTGAATTACTTCCAATCAATGCTGGTTCAGTTTACATTTTTCCTTGCATACTTCTTAATTTCTCTTCCTTCAGGAAAACTTGTTGAAAAGGTTGGATACAAAAAAGGGATTGTTATTGGTTTGGTTACTGCAGGAATCGGAACACTGATTTTTTATCCTGCAGCAGGTTTAAGATCTTATCCGGTATTTCTTCTTGCTTTCTTTATCCTCGCATCAGGAATAACCTTACTTCAGGTTGCTGCAAATCCTTATGTAACAATTTTAGGAAAACCGGAAACAGCGTCATCAAGATTAAATCTTACACAAGCATTTAACTCACTTGGAACAACAGTAGCTCCCTATTTCGGCTCGCTGTTAATATTATCAACTGCAGTTAAAACAGCAGAAGAACTCAGTAAAATGTCTCCTGCTGAAGTTGAGGCATACAAAGCAGCCGAAGCAGCAGCTGTTCAATATCCATATCTTGGACTTGCGGCAGTTCTTTTTATTATCGCTGCAATTTTTGCTGTAATAAAACTTCCGCAAATTGAAGCAAGCACGGTTCAGTCCGGTGATGGCAATGGAAACTATGATGAAATTCACGATAGTGCCTGGGGTTATAAACATCTTCTTTTAGGTGCAATCGGAATTTTTGTTTATGTGGGTGCTGAAGTTGCCATTGGAAGTTTTCTGGTAAAATATTTTGTTTCATTGGATAGTTCAATGCTTGAAATGGAAGCAGGAAAAATGGTTTCGTTTTACTGGGGTGGTGCAATGGTAGGTAGATTTATTGGTTCGGCTGTTCAAAGAAAAATAAAACCCGGAACTGTTCTCGGATTTAATGCAATTATGGCTTCGTTACTTGTCATTATTTCTATGATCTCTGATGGCAAAGTTGCTATGTGGTCAATTCTTCTTGTTGGATTATTTAATTCAATAATGTTCCCAACTATTTTCTCACTTGCAATTCGTGGATTAGGAAAACACACCGGACAGGCATCAGGAATTCTTTGTATGGCAATTGTAGGTGGTGCTGTAATACCTGTTATTCAAGGTTTGATTGCAGATTCAATTGGAATTCATCACGCATTTATACTGCCAGTGCTTTGTTATTTGTTCATAGCTTATTATGGATTCAGAGGTAGTGTTCCTTCATTCGAAAAAGCAGCTCTTGCAGTCGAGGTAGACTAA
- a CDS encoding ROK family protein, with protein MSKNKLVLGVDVGGTNTVFGLVDQLGNVFLIDSIPTQAEISAENLFSRLFEKFKELSKDVKEEFELVGIGIGAPNANYYKGTVENPPNLNWGYVDVISLIKNYSSVPVALTNDANAAALGEMYYGAAKGMKDFIVITLGTGLGSGIVVNGNLVYGHDGFAGEIGHTIYDPQGRQCGCGRKGCLETYASAPGIKRTVMELIANTNFKSKLRSVSYESLDAKLITELALQGDRIALEAFDFTARVLGIKLADAVAHTSPEAIILFGGLANAGDLLLVPTKKYLEENVFHVFRNKVKILKSELNEGKSAVLGAAALIWHELNTMVITQ; from the coding sequence ATGAGTAAAAACAAATTAGTGCTTGGCGTTGATGTTGGTGGCACTAACACTGTTTTCGGTCTGGTTGATCAGCTTGGGAATGTTTTTCTAATTGACTCAATTCCCACTCAAGCAGAAATCTCAGCAGAAAATTTGTTCTCAAGACTTTTTGAGAAATTCAAAGAGCTATCTAAAGATGTTAAAGAAGAATTTGAATTAGTTGGAATAGGTATTGGTGCACCAAATGCAAATTATTATAAAGGCACAGTAGAAAATCCACCAAACCTTAATTGGGGATATGTAGATGTAATCTCTTTAATAAAAAATTATTCATCAGTTCCTGTTGCTTTAACCAATGATGCAAATGCAGCTGCTTTGGGTGAAATGTATTACGGAGCAGCTAAAGGAATGAAAGATTTCATCGTAATAACTTTGGGAACTGGCTTAGGAAGTGGAATTGTAGTTAACGGAAATCTTGTCTATGGTCATGATGGTTTTGCGGGAGAAATCGGACACACAATTTACGATCCTCAGGGAAGACAGTGTGGTTGCGGAAGAAAAGGTTGTCTTGAGACTTATGCATCGGCACCTGGAATTAAAAGAACCGTGATGGAACTTATTGCAAATACCAATTTTAAGAGCAAACTTCGTTCGGTTAGTTATGAAAGTCTGGATGCAAAACTTATTACTGAACTTGCTTTGCAAGGTGATAGGATAGCACTGGAAGCTTTTGATTTCACAGCAAGAGTGCTTGGAATTAAACTCGCTGATGCAGTTGCACATACAAGTCCTGAAGCAATAATACTCTTTGGTGGACTTGCAAACGCCGGCGATTTATTGTTAGTTCCAACTAAAAAATATCTTGAAGAAAATGTTTTTCATGTTTTCAGAAATAAAGTTAAGATATTAAAGTCTGAACTCAATGAAGGAAAATCCGCTGTACTTGGTGCTGCAGCACTAATATGGCACGAGCTTAACACTATGGTAATAACCCAATAA
- a CDS encoding glycoside hydrolase family 5 protein, which yields MKKINNFLFFLIASLLIIISTDAYSQSKNFFSVKGKEIIDQGGNPILLKGINLGNWLVPEGYMFHFSKINSPQFIYLFFNTLIGYEEANKFWEEFRKTYITKEDIHFIKSLGFNSVRIPFNYRLFITDYPFYELKGVGYQLLDSVISWCKQENLYVILDMHCAPGGQTGDNIDDSFGYPFLFDSPLAQEHTTQIWKRLAEIYKDEEIVIGYDLLNEPIAHYFDVDRLKPLLEPLYKKITTAIREVDSNHIIFLGGAIWDSDFSIFNKPFDDKLVYTFHKYWTEPTQNVIQSYIDFRDKYNVPIWLGESGENTNEWITEFRIVLEKNNIGWCFWPYKKLDNERGVVSIRHPSNYDLIKDFAESFELSYSYIRDNRPDKHKVREILKNYLENSKIQNCIINKDYIKALGLK from the coding sequence ATGAAAAAAATAAATAACTTTCTGTTTTTTTTAATTGCTTCCCTGTTAATTATCATTTCAACAGATGCCTATTCACAATCAAAAAATTTCTTCTCTGTAAAAGGAAAAGAAATAATTGATCAGGGCGGAAATCCAATTCTACTTAAGGGTATTAATCTTGGTAACTGGCTTGTACCGGAAGGTTATATGTTCCACTTCAGTAAAATTAATTCTCCACAATTCATATACTTATTTTTCAATACTCTTATTGGATATGAAGAGGCGAATAAATTTTGGGAAGAATTCAGAAAGACTTATATCACCAAAGAAGATATACATTTTATAAAATCACTGGGGTTTAATAGTGTAAGAATTCCTTTCAACTATCGTTTGTTCATCACTGATTATCCCTTTTATGAACTTAAGGGTGTTGGATACCAACTACTCGATAGCGTAATAAGCTGGTGCAAACAGGAAAATCTTTATGTAATTCTTGATATGCATTGCGCACCGGGAGGACAAACCGGCGATAATATTGACGACAGTTTTGGCTATCCGTTTCTTTTTGATAGTCCTCTTGCTCAGGAACACACAACTCAAATATGGAAGCGATTAGCAGAGATTTATAAAGATGAAGAAATCGTGATCGGTTATGATTTACTGAATGAACCAATTGCCCACTACTTTGATGTTGACAGATTAAAACCACTGCTTGAACCTCTTTATAAAAAAATAACAACCGCCATTAGAGAAGTCGATTCTAACCATATTATTTTTCTTGGTGGAGCAATCTGGGACAGCGATTTTTCGATTTTCAACAAACCATTCGATGATAAACTTGTTTATACATTTCATAAATATTGGACTGAACCAACTCAGAATGTAATTCAAAGTTATATTGATTTCAGAGACAAGTACAATGTCCCTATCTGGCTTGGTGAATCGGGTGAAAATACAAACGAATGGATAACCGAGTTCAGAATTGTTCTCGAGAAAAATAATATCGGCTGGTGTTTCTGGCCTTATAAAAAATTGGATAACGAAAGAGGTGTTGTCTCAATCAGGCATCCTTCAAATTATGATTTGATAAAAGATTTTGCCGAATCTTTCGAACTTTCTTACAGTTATATAAGAGATAACAGACCTGATAAACACAAAGTAAGAGAAATACTTAAGAATTATCTGGAGAATTCTAAAATTCAAAATTGTATTATTAACAAAGATTACATAAAAGCTTTGGGACTTAAATAA
- a CDS encoding peptidyl-prolyl cis-trans isomerase, which produces MIRNTQYLFLVLYIILSHLNVSLGQTSSNIVAEIANTKITDKEFIYRLELSPFITHKSAWNQDSLKSDFLYSLVAERLWYLDALEKGLAESEDFKFYFKSLEDIFLRDALFKKEVEGKVKLSAEDVSNALNKAQYKLISNILTSNDSSLIFELYSKLKITDNHDSLLTLKPFNSVTANQFEITLGSLRDEEIEDFLFTLSPNEFTEPIKSEVGWVIFLIKDKLFTPIDISDEATVNKIKNIVRSRRIMLRTNEYLQNLLNDIIINIDETSFLLVSEKIFERLSFLSQSKKDTSGLILSDNDYRIIKSQLGEENLSKELFKVFDKKVTVWDFLANLAFEEHRFQKIEKNIVFQKLNRIAKDFVQQQILTYEAKKSGLDKQKNIYDELELWKQNYLAQLNKLTFLDSAKVDDNELNQYLEESSKKENSLIYLNLKLLTLPSLQEMENVLVRLTEGQTFDEIIQQFGKTDPLVDENAQTGLQPAFALGDIGTIASQLNVNKLYGPIKRSDGYTLLMVTEKKTASDSLKIDNNTTKEKLRGFLFQKKLNETISRKTIQLAQRYNAKVYEDNALQTKTTGIQMFVHRLMGFGGRIAGIPLLDNWADWIDTKKLKEVMLP; this is translated from the coding sequence ATGATTAGAAATACTCAATATCTCTTCTTGGTTTTATATATAATACTGAGCCACTTAAATGTTTCTCTCGGACAAACAAGTTCCAACATTGTTGCAGAAATAGCCAACACAAAAATTACAGATAAGGAATTTATTTATCGTCTTGAATTATCTCCGTTCATTACTCATAAATCTGCCTGGAATCAGGATTCACTCAAATCAGATTTTCTCTACTCACTTGTTGCAGAAAGATTATGGTATCTCGACGCTCTCGAAAAAGGACTTGCGGAATCAGAGGACTTCAAGTTTTATTTCAAATCACTTGAAGATATTTTTTTGCGGGATGCATTATTCAAAAAAGAAGTTGAAGGAAAGGTAAAACTATCTGCTGAAGATGTGTCGAATGCTCTCAATAAAGCTCAGTACAAATTGATATCGAATATTCTGACTTCAAACGATTCAAGTTTAATATTTGAATTATATTCTAAACTTAAGATAACTGATAATCACGATTCCTTACTAACATTAAAACCATTTAATTCTGTTACAGCGAATCAATTTGAAATTACCCTCGGTTCGTTAAGAGATGAAGAAATTGAAGATTTTCTCTTTACTCTTTCACCAAATGAATTTACCGAACCAATAAAGAGTGAAGTAGGATGGGTAATTTTTTTAATCAAAGATAAATTATTTACACCAATTGATATTTCAGATGAAGCGACCGTTAATAAAATTAAAAATATTGTACGAAGCAGAAGGATTATGCTGAGAACAAATGAATATCTACAAAATCTGTTAAACGATATTATAATCAACATAGATGAAACTTCATTCCTGCTTGTATCAGAAAAAATTTTTGAGAGATTGAGTTTTTTATCTCAATCGAAAAAGGACACTTCAGGGTTAATTCTAAGTGATAATGATTATCGCATTATCAAGTCTCAACTTGGTGAAGAGAATCTCAGCAAAGAACTTTTCAAAGTCTTTGATAAAAAAGTTACTGTTTGGGATTTTTTAGCTAATCTTGCTTTTGAAGAACATCGCTTTCAAAAAATTGAAAAGAATATTGTGTTCCAGAAATTAAATAGAATTGCAAAAGACTTTGTACAACAACAAATTCTTACTTATGAAGCAAAGAAATCCGGACTTGATAAGCAAAAAAATATTTATGATGAACTTGAATTGTGGAAACAAAATTATCTTGCTCAGCTTAATAAATTAACTTTTCTTGATTCTGCAAAAGTTGATGATAACGAACTAAATCAATATCTGGAGGAAAGTTCAAAGAAAGAAAATTCTTTGATTTATCTGAATCTTAAACTCCTCACTTTACCTTCACTTCAGGAAATGGAAAATGTTCTTGTGCGGTTAACAGAAGGACAGACTTTTGACGAAATAATACAACAATTCGGTAAGACAGATCCGCTTGTTGATGAAAATGCTCAGACTGGATTGCAGCCAGCATTTGCATTGGGTGACATCGGGACAATTGCAAGCCAATTGAATGTTAATAAGCTCTACGGTCCGATAAAAAGAAGCGATGGTTACACTTTATTAATGGTCACAGAAAAGAAAACCGCTTCCGATTCTTTAAAAATTGATAACAACACAACAAAAGAAAAACTCAGAGGTTTTCTCTTTCAAAAGAAACTCAACGAAACTATTTCCCGAAAAACAATCCAACTAGCTCAAAGATATAATGCAAAAGTTTATGAAGATAATGCACTCCAAACAAAAACGACAGGTATTCAGATGTTTGTTCACCGATTGATGGGTTTTGGTGGAAGAATAGCTGGCATTCCTTTGCTCGATAATTGGGCAGACTGGATTGATACAAAAAAATTGAAAGAAGTAATGCTGCCATAA
- a CDS encoding glycoside hydrolase family 9 protein, protein MKPFETKFSLLIILFYSIKIYSQVFVNQSGYKTELPKIFYTNISASNFDVVDSETGTTFYNGNLQLISSNDPGAGMPVRKGDFTSLNRFGNYFIRLNTNDTSYHFSINQNVYYDLFNKSLKSFYFQRCGAQLLYTHAGQYQRNICHTGDAFFHSSTGQSGFKFSRGGWHDAGDYGKYIVNAGISAATLLMAYEYFPSYFSNDNLNIPESGNGIPDILDEVKYEVQWFLTMQDTSGAVYFKLTKEQFEPFVMPSQDSGMRYIYEKSSAATANFISVLARFYRVYKNYDSTFANDCLNAALDAWEWLSNQISIVPPGGFHNPPGTYTGEYGDNNDFDERLWAAAELFESTGDQIFKEYYEFNYNISGLFNSTMNWQNVKSLAHITYLFSKQLNTDPIIKAQLAASLDSYCNSLLTKVNANGFGVTLNPGEYYWGSNSQVLNNAVLLILSHTKNNNLNYLKAALEQLNYVTGCNAHNLSFITGVGIKYPMHPHHRPSEADGIVEPIPGLIVGGPNQYLNDPVLQQHFNQNTPPALCYIDDVGSYASNEIAINWNAPLVLVSGYFNNISTTSVEEDNEFNPQGFYLEQNFPNPFNSSTRIKWYSPESGWQTIKLYDTLGRELETIAEGYFLKGNHSHLFQIDSFLPSGVYYYQLNCGSSFLSKKMIYLK, encoded by the coding sequence ATGAAGCCATTCGAAACTAAATTTTCTTTACTCATAATTCTGTTTTACAGCATTAAAATTTATTCACAGGTTTTCGTAAATCAGTCCGGATATAAAACCGAATTACCCAAAATATTTTATACAAACATCTCAGCATCAAATTTCGATGTTGTAGATTCAGAAACCGGGACTACTTTTTACAACGGTAATCTTCAGCTTATCAGTTCAAATGATCCGGGAGCCGGAATGCCAGTTAGAAAAGGAGATTTCACTTCATTAAACAGATTTGGAAATTACTTTATCAGATTAAATACAAACGATACTTCATATCATTTCTCTATTAATCAAAATGTTTATTATGATCTTTTTAACAAATCTTTAAAGTCATTTTATTTTCAAAGATGTGGAGCGCAATTATTATATACGCATGCCGGACAATATCAGAGAAATATTTGCCACACAGGCGATGCATTCTTTCATTCATCAACCGGACAAAGTGGATTTAAATTTTCACGCGGTGGTTGGCACGATGCAGGTGATTACGGAAAATATATTGTTAATGCCGGTATCAGCGCAGCAACCCTGTTAATGGCTTATGAATACTTTCCATCTTATTTCAGTAATGATAATTTAAATATTCCGGAAAGTGGTAACGGAATTCCTGATATCCTTGATGAAGTGAAATATGAAGTTCAATGGTTTCTGACAATGCAGGATACAAGTGGTGCTGTTTATTTCAAGTTGACAAAAGAGCAATTCGAACCTTTTGTAATGCCTTCGCAGGATTCCGGTATGAGATACATTTATGAAAAATCATCTGCTGCAACAGCAAATTTTATTTCCGTGTTAGCACGATTTTACAGAGTTTACAAAAATTATGATTCAACATTTGCAAACGATTGTTTAAATGCTGCATTAGATGCCTGGGAATGGTTATCAAATCAAATTTCAATTGTTCCTCCGGGAGGATTTCATAATCCGCCAGGAACTTATACCGGGGAATATGGTGATAACAATGATTTCGATGAGAGATTATGGGCAGCAGCAGAATTGTTTGAATCAACAGGAGATCAAATCTTTAAAGAATATTATGAATTCAATTACAACATTTCCGGCTTATTCAATTCAACAATGAACTGGCAGAATGTTAAATCGCTCGCACACATTACTTATTTATTTTCCAAACAACTTAATACCGATCCAATCATTAAAGCTCAATTAGCTGCTTCATTAGATTCATATTGTAATTCTCTTCTGACAAAAGTTAATGCAAATGGTTTCGGAGTAACATTGAATCCCGGCGAATATTATTGGGGTTCAAATTCACAAGTGCTTAACAATGCAGTTTTATTAATTCTTTCTCACACAAAAAATAATAACCTGAATTATCTGAAAGCAGCTTTAGAACAATTAAATTACGTAACCGGGTGTAATGCACATAACTTATCATTTATTACCGGAGTTGGAATAAAATATCCGATGCATCCGCATCATCGTCCTTCCGAAGCAGATGGAATTGTTGAGCCAATTCCCGGTTTAATTGTTGGAGGCCCGAATCAATATCTGAACGACCCTGTTTTACAACAACACTTTAATCAGAATACACCACCAGCATTATGTTATATTGATGATGTGGGAAGTTATGCTTCGAATGAAATCGCTATAAATTGGAATGCACCACTTGTGCTTGTTTCGGGTTATTTTAATAATATTTCAACTACCTCAGTCGAAGAAGATAATGAATTCAATCCACAAGGGTTTTATCTTGAACAAAATTTTCCGAACCCATTTAATTCATCAACCAGAATTAAATGGTATTCACCCGAAAGTGGATGGCAAACAATTAAACTTTATGATACTCTTGGAAGAGAATTAGAAACTATTGCAGAAGGATATTTTCTTAAAGGAAATCATTCTCATTTATTTCAGATTGATAGTTTTTTACCAAGCGGTGTTTATTATTATCAGTTAAATTGCGGTAGTTCCTTTCTTTCAAAGAAAATGATCTATCTCAAATAA
- a CDS encoding glycoside hydrolase family 97 protein: MKKFLLLISILLFNVSIAQTYYSPDKNLQLSISINEKGELYYQLKFKDKFVVKSSKLGFILNENDDFYSSFKVENIDQSYVSEKWPTVWGEIDSILNQFNEVKVALKQESSERQLIITFRIFNDGLGFRYEFPKQENLKYFIVKDELSEFSLSGNHKAFWIPGDYDSQEYTYTTSRISEVNSAKGLSFDDIIVKSIPGNNFVQTPLMLKSDDGLYINIHEAALLDYPVMYLEVDKESFVLRSHLCPDIFGNKAYLQTPFSTPWRTIIVSEKAEKILESNLILNLNEPSKIKDVSWIKPQKYIGIWWGMHVGLYSWNYADLDNIRIEATDWKNLKPNGKHGATTERTKRYIDFAAKYGFDAVLIEGWNVGWEDWFGHWKENVFDFITPYPDFDVEEVSNYSKAKSVNLIMHHETSASVTNYERRLDEAFRFLKNYNYNSIKTGYVGRIIPRGEHHDGQWMVNHFTRVLEKAAKEKICIDSHESVRPTGLHRTYPNWLSAEASRGNEFNAWSDGNPPEHETILPFTRLIGGPMDYTPGIFQIKMDYYNPGNKFQVHTTLAKQLALFVIMYSPIQMAADLPENYERFPDAFQFIVDVPVDWQRKKVLSAEPGDFIVIARKDRNSENWFLGAVTDENEREFELSLEFLDEGNYEAIFYCDSNDANWKTNPMSYKIEKRVVTNSDKIKIRLAEGGGCAISFIKK, translated from the coding sequence ATGAAAAAATTTTTACTGCTTATTTCTATTTTATTGTTTAATGTCAGTATTGCCCAAACTTACTATTCACCTGATAAGAATCTTCAATTAAGCATTAGCATAAACGAAAAGGGTGAGCTTTATTATCAATTAAAGTTCAAAGACAAATTCGTTGTGAAGAGTAGTAAACTTGGATTTATCCTAAATGAGAATGATGATTTTTATAGTTCATTTAAAGTTGAAAACATAGATCAGAGTTATGTTAGCGAAAAGTGGCCAACAGTCTGGGGTGAGATTGATTCGATATTAAATCAATTCAATGAAGTAAAAGTAGCTTTAAAACAAGAATCATCAGAAAGACAGTTAATAATTACTTTTAGAATTTTTAATGATGGACTTGGATTCAGATACGAATTTCCAAAACAGGAAAATCTGAAATATTTTATTGTAAAAGATGAACTTTCTGAATTTTCACTTTCGGGAAATCACAAGGCATTCTGGATTCCCGGAGATTATGACTCACAGGAATATACTTACACAACTTCCAGAATATCAGAAGTGAATTCTGCTAAAGGATTAAGCTTCGATGATATAATTGTAAAATCAATTCCCGGGAATAATTTTGTTCAAACTCCATTGATGCTAAAAAGCGACGATGGATTATATATTAACATTCACGAAGCTGCCCTACTTGATTATCCTGTTATGTACCTTGAAGTTGACAAAGAAAGTTTTGTTCTAAGATCTCACCTTTGTCCTGACATCTTTGGAAATAAAGCTTATCTGCAAACTCCGTTCAGTACTCCATGGCGAACAATAATTGTTTCAGAGAAAGCTGAAAAGATTCTGGAATCAAATCTCATCTTAAATCTTAATGAACCTTCTAAAATAAAAGATGTAAGCTGGATAAAACCACAAAAGTATATAGGAATTTGGTGGGGAATGCATGTTGGTCTGTATAGTTGGAATTATGCAGACCTGGATAACATCAGAATAGAAGCGACCGATTGGAAAAATCTAAAACCAAATGGAAAACACGGCGCAACAACCGAAAGAACAAAAAGATACATCGACTTTGCAGCAAAATATGGTTTTGATGCTGTATTGATTGAAGGTTGGAATGTTGGTTGGGAAGATTGGTTTGGTCACTGGAAAGAAAATGTTTTCGATTTTATTACTCCATATCCAGATTTTGATGTTGAGGAAGTAAGTAACTACTCGAAAGCAAAATCAGTAAATCTCATAATGCATCATGAAACATCTGCTTCAGTTACCAATTATGAGCGAAGATTGGATGAAGCTTTTAGATTTTTGAAAAATTATAATTATAATTCCATTAAGACTGGATATGTTGGAAGAATAATTCCAAGAGGCGAACATCATGATGGACAATGGATGGTTAATCATTTTACTCGTGTTCTTGAAAAAGCTGCCAAAGAAAAAATTTGTATTGATTCTCACGAATCAGTAAGACCAACCGGTTTGCACAGAACTTATCCAAACTGGCTTTCTGCTGAAGCATCGCGAGGAAATGAGTTTAATGCATGGAGTGATGGAAACCCACCTGAACACGAAACCATTTTACCATTCACAAGACTTATTGGCGGACCAATGGATTACACTCCGGGAATTTTTCAGATTAAAATGGATTACTATAATCCCGGAAACAAATTTCAGGTGCACACAACATTGGCAAAACAACTTGCTCTTTTTGTGATAATGTATAGTCCGATTCAAATGGCTGCTGATTTACCAGAAAATTATGAAAGATTTCCTGACGCATTTCAATTCATTGTTGATGTACCAGTTGACTGGCAAAGAAAAAAAGTATTAAGCGCAGAACCTGGTGATTTTATAGTGATTGCAAGAAAAGATAGAAATTCTGAAAACTGGTTTCTTGGTGCTGTAACGGATGAAAATGAAAGAGAATTTGAATTGTCTCTCGAATTTTTGGATGAAGGAAATTATGAAGCTATTTTTTATTGTGATTCAAACGATGCAAACTGGAAAACAAATCCAATGTCTTATAAAATTGAGAAAAGAGTTGTAACTAACTCCGATAAAATTAAAATCCGTTTGGCAGAAGGCGGAGGTTGTGCAATATCATTTATAAAAAAATAA